The genomic interval gcaagcaggagtggccccCGCCCCGGCCCCCCAGCTGCATGCAGAGTCGAGCAGAGGCAGCATGCTGCACAGCCACCAGGCCAGCGCCCCCCAGTGCCCCCGAGTCGTCAGAGCTGGTGTCTCAGTGGCGGCTGCTCTGTGCGAGGGGGTGTTGGGCAGTCCTGGGCAGAGCGGGCAGCTGCAGCTGTCCACAGCCTTCAGATGAGCCGCTCCTCCGGAGGCAACTTGAGGTTGGGGGGCGGTGGCGCGCGGGCACCCACCTGCTCCTCGCTGCTGGGCCGGTAGGTGCCCTCTGTCTGCCGCTTCTCCCGAAGTTTCCGTACCAGTAGCACCAGCAGCACGGCCAGGAGCAAGGCGGCCAGGATGGAGAAAACCACGATGATAGCAGTAATGGCCTCCTGAGACTTCGGGGAGTGGGACAGGACAGGTGTGACCCACCTGAATCATCCCCAAAAGAGCTGAATCTGGGGCTCCTAACCCCCTCTACACACTCAGACCTGCCACTTTGGGTGatctgccccccacacacacccggAATTCCAGGATCCTCATCTACTTTGGAGGTTCAAGGCTCCCCCCACCTGCCACATCCGGGACTCCTGCCCCCACCACACCTGCCAGCTCGGGGCTCCTTATGATTGTCATATGAGGATCCTGCCAGGACTCTTGGTGTCCTTATTCTGGGACTTTAGGTCTCCCCCTTGTCCTGTTGCTATCCTAGTCTCACACTTGGGGCTCTCCAGTGCCACCTTGATCTGCCACTAGGGAGTGGGGAGGCAGTCCCCTCCACCTGCCACCCAGGGGACCCCTACATAGTATCCCAGCTGCCCTCTTTCCACATAAACCCCAACTCACCAGACCCCCACTGGGGCTAGGGGTAGAGGGCGGGGTAGTGCCATTCCCCGAAGAAGTGTTCAGTGCTGTGGTGGCTGGGGAGAGGATAAATGGATCCCCATCTCAGTCCCTCTGCACCTTCGTGGGGCACCCCTCCCCACAAGTGCAGCAGTCCCCAATTAAAATTGCTCCCCCAAGTCTCTTATGGGAAGAGAGATTACAgaggccccccacccccaccccgaccTTGCAGTTTGAGCCTTGGGCCAGGCCCAGCTCAGCTCAGCAGAGCTCAGCAGAGCCCAGCAGGGAGTAATCAGCCATCAGTTGTTTGTGTTGAGTTGGGGGCTATGATAATAGAACCTGGCGGAAGCCCGACCATCCCCCCACAGCCACCACTCCGGCCCTGGGCCCTTAAGGACTTGGGCGTCCTGCCTGGCCCTGGAGTTCCTGACTCACACCTCCCCCTCAGGCTGCCGAAACTGCAGAAGTGGCTGGCTGAGTCCACACCTAAGGCTAGCCATGTCAGCAGGACCCTGCGACCCAGGCAACCTCCTCCTGGCTCTGGCAAAACCCCATCCACCGACATTCTGGTCCACCGCCTCCCTTCCTTCACCTGCTCGGGTGAAGCGCCTTCCTCCTgcaccccagcccacaaattcCACCCCCTCAAGAGCTCAGTTCTGATAGGAGTCAGGAACTCTTCCCCCACCCGGACCCCTGGACCCCGCCCCAAAGCAACCCATGCCCATTTCCCAGTTCTGGATGTGCCCCAGGTGCCCAGCACTTTGAGCCGGCCCTCAGCAGACAGACCCGGGAATCCGCACGCCGCGCCCC from Urocitellus parryii isolate mUroPar1 chromosome 3, mUroPar1.hap1, whole genome shotgun sequence carries:
- the Crb3 gene encoding protein crumbs homolog 3 → MATPALGLLLALGLPLLPALWATTALNTSSGNGTTPPSTPSPSGGLSQEAITAIIVVFSILAALLLAVLLVLLVRKLREKRQTEGTYRPSSEEQFSHAAEAQAPQDSKEKVRGCLPI